One stretch of Anolis carolinensis isolate JA03-04 chromosome 3, rAnoCar3.1.pri, whole genome shotgun sequence DNA includes these proteins:
- the zbtb21 gene encoding zinc finger and BTB domain-containing protein 21 isoform X1, giving the protein MEGLLHYINPAHAISLLSALNEERLKGQLCDVVLIVGDQKFRAHKNVLAASSEYFQTLFTKKENESQSVFQLDFCEPDTFDNVLNYIYSSSLFVEKSSLAGVQEVGYSLGISFLTNIVSRNPQVPLPACPIKKILFQEEDESSSQKRSVIVCQSKNETQEENVGHISCDISHNSKPLSAVAVKSKIPQLTQPTEFLHSLSLNERRWLKDSSLRYSKSHGTSGAVDDQNRTRRNAVLLQEPFPDKDSVADESGGSNQLLKGKITEVPLKRPCPPVVSLCNSSESTFLLRETGKGSGSREDRNLLYYSKLGLVVPSRVSGPENQSIDRSGPLVKSLLRRSLSMDSQVPLYSPSFDLKLSQASPVVNKTEGTMLNVVSQKTYSEKATPDDKTQVIHPHRLRSFSASQSTDREAASPLREIRIKTEPSSPLADPSEIIRITVGDVSSSVNKINPVKTEDEHQDLSRLPAKRRFQADRRLPPKKIKFNEHASPESEDNFEENSKPIPFVDYPDSDISKDECGELEETKPSKKFKCKHCLKIFRSTAGLHRHVNMYHNPEKPYACDICHKRFHTNFKVWTHCQTQHGIVKNPSPASSSHTVLDEKFQRKLIDIVREREIKKALIVKLRRGKQGFQGQAGSQAQQVIKRNLRSRARGAYICTYCGKAYRFLSQFKQHIKMHPGEKSFGGNKAFKPKEDTCIESPVESKKIYQCRLCNAKLSSIIEQGNHERLCRNATVCIYCSLRFSSLELKHDHEITCEYKKLTCLECMRTFKSSFSIWRHQVEVHNQNSMAPTDNFSLPILEHNGEVNNAPRLHCQSETNRMNNFVPPKEDSDSSEHTNFDSEDSSCLPEDLSISKQFKVQIKEEPADDVEEEISEGSQEHKEMLANKDSGLWPCEKCGKIFTVHKQLERHQELLCSVKPFICHVCNKAFRTNFRLWSHFQSHMAQPSEEPVRKETEICTSAHSPSPPPLPPPPPLPKIQPLEPDSPTALSEATSASEKLFVPQESDTLFYHAPPLSAITFKRQYMCKLCHRTFKTAFSLWSHEQTHN; this is encoded by the coding sequence ATGGAGGGACTCTTACATTATATAAATCCAGCACATGCTATTTCTCTCCTGAGTGCTTTAAATGAAGAACGTCTGAAAGGGCAACTCTGTGATGTTGTTCTTATAGTAGGAGATCAAAAATTTCGAGCCCATAAAAATGTTCTGGCTGCCAGCAGTGAATACTTTCAGACTCTGTTCACTAAAAAAGAAAATGAGTCTCAGTCAGTTTTTCAGCTTGACTTCTGTGAACCAGATACTTTTGACAATGTTTTGAACTACATTTACTCCTCATCGTTGTTTGTTGAGAAAAGCAGCCTTGCGGGTGTGCAAGAAGTGGGATACAGTCTTGGGATTTCCTTTCTTACAAACATTGTCTCTAGAAACCCTCAAGTTCCTTTACCTGCGTGTCCCATTAAGAAAATACTTTTCCAAGAGGAAGATGAAAGCAGCTCCCAGAAAAGAAGTGTCATAGTTTGTCAAAGCAAAAATGAAACACAAGAGGAAAATGTTGGTCACATCTCATGTGACATAAGCCATAATTCTAAACCCTTGTCTGCAGTTGCTGTCAAAAGTAAGATACCACAATTAACTCAGCCAACTGAGTTTTTACATAGCTTATCACTAAATGAAAGGAGATGGCTGAAAGACAGTTCTTTAAGATACTCAAAATCCCATGGAACCTCAGGTGCAGTGGACGATCAAAACAGAACGAGGAGGAATGCAGTCTTATTACAGGAACCATTTCCAGACAAGGATTCGGTGGCAGATGAATCTGGAGGAAGCAATCAGCTCCTAAAAGGAAAGATAACTGAAGTGCCTTTGAAAAGGCCTTGTCCACCAGTTGTATCTCTGTGTAACTCATCAGAATCTACATTTTTGTTAAGAGAGACAGGAAAAGGATCTGGTTCAAGAGAAGACAGGAATTTGTTGTACTATTCAAAGTTAGGATTAGTGGTCCCTTCTAGGGTATCTGGTCCTGAAAACCAAAGTATCGACAGAAGCGGACCACTTGTTAAAAGTCTCCTTCGAAGATCACTGTCCATGGATAGTCAAGTTCCTCTCTATTCGCCGTCTTTTGACCTGAAGCTTTCCCAAGCATCTCCAGTGGTGAACAAAACAGAAGGGACAATGTTAAATGTAGTCTCTCAAAAGACATATTCAGAAAAGGCAACTCCTGATGACAAAACACAGGTAATACACCCACATCGCCTTAGATCCTTTAGTGCCTCCCAGTCAACAGACAGGGAGGCAGCTTCTCCTCTTAGGGAAATACGAATAAAAACTGAACCTAGCAGCCCACTCGCTGATCCTTCTGAAATAATAAGAATTACTGTGGGGGATGTGTCATCATCTGTCAATAAAATCAACCCTGTTAAAACTGAAGATGAACATCAGGATCTCAGTAGACTTCCAGCTAAAAGGAGATTTCAAGCTGACAGAAGGTTGCCACCCAAAAAAATAAAGTTTAACGAACATGCTTCCCCTGAGTCTGAGGATAATTTTGAGGAAAACTCAAAACCTATACCTTTTGTTGATTACCCAGATTCAGACATTAGCAAAGATGAATGTGGTGAACTAGAAGAAACAAAGCCTAGCAAAAAGTTTAAGTGCAAGCACTGCCTTAAGATTTTCAGATCTACGGCAGGCCTTCATCGTCACGTCAACATGTACCATAACCCCGAGAAACCATATGCTTGCGATATTTGCCATAAGAGATTTCACACAAACTTCAAAGTTTGGACACATTGCCAGACACAGCATGGGATTGTAAAGAACCCTTCACCTGCTTCCAGCTCACACACTGTGCTGGATGAAAAATTCCAAAGGAAATTAATTGATATAGTGAGAGAACGAGAAATTAAGAAGGCTCTGATTGTTAAACTAAGGCGTGGTAAGCAAGGTTTTCAGGGACAGGCTGGGTCGCAGGCCCAACAAGTTATTAAGAGAAACCTAAGGTCAAGAGCCAGAGGAGCCTACATTTGCACCTACTGTGGGAAAGCATATCGCTTCCTATCACAGTTTAAGCAGCACATAAAAATGCACCCAGGGGAAAAATCATTTGGAGGAAATAAGGCTTTTAAACCAAAAGAGGATACTTGCATTGAAAGTCCAGTAGAAAGCAAAAAGATTTACCAGTGTCGTCTTTGTAATGCTAAACTTTCTTCTATTATTGAACAGGGAAATCATGAGCGGCTCTGTCGGAACGCAACCGTTTGTATTTACTGCAGCCTTCGATTTTCGTCTCTAGAGCTGAAGCATGACCATGAAATCACATGCGAATATAAGAAGCTCACTTGCCTAGAATGTATGCGCACTTTCAAATCCTCCTTCAGTATTTGGCGTCATCAAGTTGAAGTCCACAATCAAAATAGTATGGCTCCCACAGACAATTTTTCTTTACCCATTCTGGAGCACAACGGTGAAGTTAATAATGCTCCAAGGCTACATTGCCAGTCAGAGACGAACAGAATGAACAACTTTGTTCCACCCAAAGAAGATAGTGATTCCTCAGAACATACTAATTTTGATTCAGAAGATTCCTCGTGCCTCCCTGAAGATCTCAGCATTTCCAAACAATTTAAAGTTCAGATCAAAGAAGAACCTGCAGATGATGTAGAGGAAGAGATCTCTGAAGGCAGTCAGGAGCACAAGGAAATGCTGGCTAATAAAGATTCTGGTCTATGGCCCTGTGAAAAGTGTGGGAAAATTTTTACTGTACACAAACAACTAGAGCGTCATCAGGAGCTTCTGTGCTCTGTAAAGCCCTTCATTTGCCATGTGTGCAACAAGGCCTTCCGAACCAATTTCCGTTTGTGGAGTCATTTCCAGTCCCATATGGCACAACCTTCAGAGGAGCCGGTGCGTAAGGAAACTGAAATATGCACATCAGCTCATTCTCCATCGCCCCCACCGTTGCCTCCGCCCCCACCCCTTCCCAAAATACAACCTTTGGAACCTGATAGCCCTACAGCCTTGTCAGAAGCCACTTCAGCCTCTGAAAAATTGTTTGTTCCACAGGAGTCTGACACTCTTTTTTATCATGCTCCACCCCTTTCAGCTATCACATTCAAAAGACAGTATATGTGCAAACTCTGTCACCGAACATTCAAAACTGCATTTAGCCTTTGGAGTCATGAGCAGACACATAATTAA
- the zbtb21 gene encoding zinc finger and BTB domain-containing protein 21 isoform X2, translated as MEGLLHYINPAHAISLLSALNEERLKGQLCDVVLIVGDQKFRAHKNVLAASSEYFQTLFTKKENESQSVFQLDFCEPDTFDNVLNYIYSSSLFVEKSSLAGVQEVGYSLGISFLTNIVSRNPQVPLPACPIKKILFQEEDESSSQKRSVIVCQSKNETQEENVGHISCDISHNSKPLSAVAVKSKIPQLTQPTEFLHSLSLNERRWLKDSSLRYSKSHGTSGAVDDQNRTRRNAVLLQEPFPDKDSVADESGGSNQLLKGKITEVPLKRPCPPVVSLCNSSESTFLLRETGKGSGSREDRNLLYYSKLGLVVPSRVSGPENQSIDRSGPLVKSLLRRSLSMDSQVPLYSPSFDLKLSQASPVVNKTEGTMLNVVSQKTYSEKATPDDKTQGNHERLCRNATVCIYCSLRFSSLELKHDHEITCEYKKLTCLECMRTFKSSFSIWRHQVEVHNQNSMAPTDNFSLPILEHNGEVNNAPRLHCQSETNRMNNFVPPKEDSDSSEHTNFDSEDSSCLPEDLSISKQFKVQIKEEPADDVEEEISEGSQEHKEMLANKDSGLWPCEKCGKIFTVHKQLERHQELLCSVKPFICHVCNKAFRTNFRLWSHFQSHMAQPSEEPVRKETEICTSAHSPSPPPLPPPPPLPKIQPLEPDSPTALSEATSASEKLFVPQESDTLFYHAPPLSAITFKRQYMCKLCHRTFKTAFSLWSHEQTHN; from the exons ATGGAGGGACTCTTACATTATATAAATCCAGCACATGCTATTTCTCTCCTGAGTGCTTTAAATGAAGAACGTCTGAAAGGGCAACTCTGTGATGTTGTTCTTATAGTAGGAGATCAAAAATTTCGAGCCCATAAAAATGTTCTGGCTGCCAGCAGTGAATACTTTCAGACTCTGTTCACTAAAAAAGAAAATGAGTCTCAGTCAGTTTTTCAGCTTGACTTCTGTGAACCAGATACTTTTGACAATGTTTTGAACTACATTTACTCCTCATCGTTGTTTGTTGAGAAAAGCAGCCTTGCGGGTGTGCAAGAAGTGGGATACAGTCTTGGGATTTCCTTTCTTACAAACATTGTCTCTAGAAACCCTCAAGTTCCTTTACCTGCGTGTCCCATTAAGAAAATACTTTTCCAAGAGGAAGATGAAAGCAGCTCCCAGAAAAGAAGTGTCATAGTTTGTCAAAGCAAAAATGAAACACAAGAGGAAAATGTTGGTCACATCTCATGTGACATAAGCCATAATTCTAAACCCTTGTCTGCAGTTGCTGTCAAAAGTAAGATACCACAATTAACTCAGCCAACTGAGTTTTTACATAGCTTATCACTAAATGAAAGGAGATGGCTGAAAGACAGTTCTTTAAGATACTCAAAATCCCATGGAACCTCAGGTGCAGTGGACGATCAAAACAGAACGAGGAGGAATGCAGTCTTATTACAGGAACCATTTCCAGACAAGGATTCGGTGGCAGATGAATCTGGAGGAAGCAATCAGCTCCTAAAAGGAAAGATAACTGAAGTGCCTTTGAAAAGGCCTTGTCCACCAGTTGTATCTCTGTGTAACTCATCAGAATCTACATTTTTGTTAAGAGAGACAGGAAAAGGATCTGGTTCAAGAGAAGACAGGAATTTGTTGTACTATTCAAAGTTAGGATTAGTGGTCCCTTCTAGGGTATCTGGTCCTGAAAACCAAAGTATCGACAGAAGCGGACCACTTGTTAAAAGTCTCCTTCGAAGATCACTGTCCATGGATAGTCAAGTTCCTCTCTATTCGCCGTCTTTTGACCTGAAGCTTTCCCAAGCATCTCCAGTGGTGAACAAAACAGAAGGGACAATGTTAAATGTAGTCTCTCAAAAGACATATTCAGAAAAGGCAACTCCTGATGACAAAACACAG GGAAATCATGAGCGGCTCTGTCGGAACGCAACCGTTTGTATTTACTGCAGCCTTCGATTTTCGTCTCTAGAGCTGAAGCATGACCATGAAATCACATGCGAATATAAGAAGCTCACTTGCCTAGAATGTATGCGCACTTTCAAATCCTCCTTCAGTATTTGGCGTCATCAAGTTGAAGTCCACAATCAAAATAGTATGGCTCCCACAGACAATTTTTCTTTACCCATTCTGGAGCACAACGGTGAAGTTAATAATGCTCCAAGGCTACATTGCCAGTCAGAGACGAACAGAATGAACAACTTTGTTCCACCCAAAGAAGATAGTGATTCCTCAGAACATACTAATTTTGATTCAGAAGATTCCTCGTGCCTCCCTGAAGATCTCAGCATTTCCAAACAATTTAAAGTTCAGATCAAAGAAGAACCTGCAGATGATGTAGAGGAAGAGATCTCTGAAGGCAGTCAGGAGCACAAGGAAATGCTGGCTAATAAAGATTCTGGTCTATGGCCCTGTGAAAAGTGTGGGAAAATTTTTACTGTACACAAACAACTAGAGCGTCATCAGGAGCTTCTGTGCTCTGTAAAGCCCTTCATTTGCCATGTGTGCAACAAGGCCTTCCGAACCAATTTCCGTTTGTGGAGTCATTTCCAGTCCCATATGGCACAACCTTCAGAGGAGCCGGTGCGTAAGGAAACTGAAATATGCACATCAGCTCATTCTCCATCGCCCCCACCGTTGCCTCCGCCCCCACCCCTTCCCAAAATACAACCTTTGGAACCTGATAGCCCTACAGCCTTGTCAGAAGCCACTTCAGCCTCTGAAAAATTGTTTGTTCCACAGGAGTCTGACACTCTTTTTTATCATGCTCCACCCCTTTCAGCTATCACATTCAAAAGACAGTATATGTGCAAACTCTGTCACCGAACATTCAAAACTGCATTTAGCCTTTGGAGTCATGAGCAGACACATAATTAA